The DNA region GGCGTCGAGGTGCTCCTGGGATACGCGGGCCATGACCGAAGGCTAAAACGAACGTTCATTCTTGACAACCTCGGACCGTGGCGCGAGGGTGTGCCGCGTAAAACGAACGATCCTTCTCTTTGGAAAGGAGGGCCACCGCATGCCCGGTCCCACGCCCCGCCGCCGGCCGGTCCCCGGCTCCCGCGCCCTCGTCGCCGTCGTGCTGCTCGCACCGCTGATCGTCGGTGTCGCGCTGTGGGCCTTCGCCTGGCCCGCGGCCCGCACGGCACCACGCGACCTGCCGCTGGGGGTCGCCGGTCCGCCGGCCGCCACCGCGCCCGTCCAGAAGCAACTGGCCCGCCACGCCGGCCAGTTCGAGGTCCACCGGTACGCCGACGAGGCCGCCGCACGCGACGCGGTCGAGCAGCGCGAGGTCTACGGTGCCGTCGTCGCACGGCCGGACGGGCCGCACATGCTGACGGCGAGCGCCGCCGGCCCCGTCGTCGCACAGGCACTGGAGAAGGCCGCAGGCGGGCCGTCCGCGCAGACGCATGCCGCGCGCTCCACGGACGTCGTCGCCGCACCGGAGGCCGATCCGCGGGGCGCGGCGCTGAGTTCGAGCGTGCTGCCGATGGCGATAGGCGGCGTGGCCGCCGGAGCCCTGGTCGTCACCGCCGGGCTCCGCGGCACCCGCGCGGTCGTCGCGCTGCTGGGCGCCGCGGCCCTCGTAGGAGTGGTCGCCGCCGCGCTCACGGACACCTGGCTGGGCGTGCTCACCGGCGACTGGTGGGCGGAGTCGGCCTCGTTCGCGCTGATTTCGCTCGCGGTGAGCGCGAGCGCGGCCGGTCTCGGCACGCTGCTGGGTCCCGCGGGCCTCGGACTGGGGGCGATGGTGATGGTCTTGTTCGGCAATCCGCTCTCAGGGGTCACCTCGGCGCCGGAGATGCTGCCGCAGCCGCTGGGAGACATCGGCCAGTGGCTGCCGCCGGGCGCGGGCGGGACGTTGCTGCGTTCCGTCGGCTTCTTCGACGGCCGCGCCTCGGACTCGCCCGTGCTGGTGCTGACCGTATGGGCAGTGGCCGGACTCGTCCTGGTGACGATAGGCGGTCTGCGGAAGGAGCCGGGGCCGGAATCCGACGGGAGAGCACAGCCGAACGAGGCGCAGCCGGCGGTGGCCTGACCCTCGGGGCTGCCGGCCGCGCCGGCAGCCCCGACTGCCCACCGTGCGCCGCCAGTTGAGCGACGGGATCGGCGTGCCTGTTTTCGTGCGCCGTCGCCTACGCGGGCACGTGGAAGTACCGCGAACGTCTTCGCGACTCTCCGTATGTCGCAACACCCCGTCCGGTAAACGCTCTTGACTCCGCAGCCGCCCGCGGACGATTCTCGTCAGGACGCAAGACCCAGCAGTAACTTCGAATCCCCCCACACAGCATCGGAGTACCTGTGATCCGCAAAGAGAAGCGTCGTATACTCCTGGTCGCCTCCGCGAGCACCGCGTTGGCGGCCTCTCTGCTCGGCGCGGGCGCAGCCCAGGCCGTCAAGCCGGAGGCCGCAGCCGCACCCGACATCTCCGTGGACAGCGTCCAGAAGGACCTGAAGGAGCTTCAGTCGGTGGCCGAGGCCAACGGCGGAAACCGCGCACACGGCGAGCCCGGCTTCAAGGCGTCCATCGACTTCATCAAGAAGAAGCTCGACGCTGCCGGATTCAAGACCAAGGTCCAGGAGTTCGACCACGGCGGCACGACCGGATACAACCTCGTCGCCGACTGGCCGAAGGGCGGCTCCGCCGACAACACGGTGATGGTCGGCTCCCACCTCGACTCCGTCAGCGACGGCGCCGGCATCAACGACAACGGTTCGGGTTCGGCGGGCGTGCTCGAAGTCGCCCTCGCCGTGGCCAAGGAGAAGCTGGAGCCGTCCAAGCATCTGCGCTTCGCCTGGTGGGGCGCCGAGGAGGAAGGGCTCGTCGGCTCGCAGAGCTACGTCCAGAGCCTTTCCCAGGACGAAGTGAAGAAGATCAACACCTATCTGAACTTCGACATGATCGCCTCGCCGAACGCGGGTTACTTCGTCTACGACGACGATGCCGCAGTCCAGAAGGTCTTCAAGGACTACTACAAGTCGAAGGACATCACGACGGCGACGTCCCCCGAGGTCCAGGGGCGCAGCGACCACGCGTCGTTCAAGGACGCGGGCGTGACGGTCGGCGGCACCTTCAGCGGCGCCGGGGAGACCATGACCGAGGAGCAGGCCAAGCAGTGGAACGGCAAGGCGGGTGAGCCGTACGACTCCTGCTACCACTCGGAGTGCGACGACATCTCGAACATCAACGAGAAGGCGCTCGACGTGAACACCGACGGCATCGCACATGCCGTGTGGGAGCTCAGCTCCTGACGTAGTTCCGGGGCCGCCCGCGTGGGCAGGCCTTTCAACCCTCCCGGCCCGGCCGCCTGTCACCGGCGGCCGGGCCGCGGTGCTGTGCGGCGATGCCGAAGCGCCGGCGTTCGCCTTCGGCGGACGGGACGTCGCGCACCGTGGAGACGGTCCTGATCACGCCCTCCTCGGCCGCCCCGTTCATCTCTTGCAGTCTCTCCAGGTCAGCAGCCGATACGAGCGCCACCAGCGGCTTGCCGTGCCGGGTGACGACCACGCGCTCGCCGCCGTAGACGACGCGGTTGATCAGGTCGGCGAGGGCCGCACGTGCTTGCGTCACCGGAATCTCGTACGTCATGCTCCCAGCATAACGTCATGTACGTCCTGTACATTTTTGACGTTCAGCCAGTCCTGCCAAGGGACTTCGGACCTTCCGAGGGATGAGGTGGCGTGATGCCCTACCGGCCGTCAGCCCGCTACGTACTGCCGGAGCTGACCGAGCGGACCAGCGCCGGCACCCGGACGCTCGATCCGTACTCCAAGCTCCTGGACGAGCGCATCGTCTTCCTGGGCACCCCCGTCGACGACACCGCGGCCAACGACGTCATGGCGCAGCTCATCCATCTCGAGGCGGCGGCGCCCGAGCAGGACATCTCCCTGTACATCAACTCCCCCGGCGGCTCGTTCACCGCGA from Streptomyces marispadix includes:
- a CDS encoding ABC transporter permease, translating into MPGPTPRRRPVPGSRALVAVVLLAPLIVGVALWAFAWPAARTAPRDLPLGVAGPPAATAPVQKQLARHAGQFEVHRYADEAAARDAVEQREVYGAVVARPDGPHMLTASAAGPVVAQALEKAAGGPSAQTHAARSTDVVAAPEADPRGAALSSSVLPMAIGGVAAGALVVTAGLRGTRAVVALLGAAALVGVVAAALTDTWLGVLTGDWWAESASFALISLAVSASAAGLGTLLGPAGLGLGAMVMVLFGNPLSGVTSAPEMLPQPLGDIGQWLPPGAGGTLLRSVGFFDGRASDSPVLVLTVWAVAGLVLVTIGGLRKEPGPESDGRAQPNEAQPAVA
- a CDS encoding M28 family metallopeptidase, whose amino-acid sequence is MIRKEKRRILLVASASTALAASLLGAGAAQAVKPEAAAAPDISVDSVQKDLKELQSVAEANGGNRAHGEPGFKASIDFIKKKLDAAGFKTKVQEFDHGGTTGYNLVADWPKGGSADNTVMVGSHLDSVSDGAGINDNGSGSAGVLEVALAVAKEKLEPSKHLRFAWWGAEEEGLVGSQSYVQSLSQDEVKKINTYLNFDMIASPNAGYFVYDDDAAVQKVFKDYYKSKDITTATSPEVQGRSDHASFKDAGVTVGGTFSGAGETMTEEQAKQWNGKAGEPYDSCYHSECDDISNINEKALDVNTDGIAHAVWELSS
- a CDS encoding type II toxin-antitoxin system Phd/YefM family antitoxin — translated: MTYEIPVTQARAALADLINRVVYGGERVVVTRHGKPLVALVSAADLERLQEMNGAAEEGVIRTVSTVRDVPSAEGERRRFGIAAQHRGPAAGDRRPGREG